In Vidua chalybeata isolate OUT-0048 chromosome 5, bVidCha1 merged haplotype, whole genome shotgun sequence, one genomic interval encodes:
- the BPGM gene encoding bisphosphoglycerate mutase: MAKYRLVLLRHGEGAWTKENRFCSWVDQKLSSDGIKEAQSCGKHLKALGFEFDLVFTSVLSRSIQTAWLILEEMGQEWVPIQSSWRLNERHYGALIGLNRAEMALNHGEEQVKIWRRSYDVTPPPISESHPYYAEIYNDRRYKCSDVSQENLPKAESLKDVLDRLLPYWNEKIVPELKSGKMILISAHGNSSRALLKHVEGISDEDIINVTLPTGVPILLELDENLHPLGPHQFLGDQEAIQAAIKKVEDQGKVKSAEKLNPTV; the protein is encoded by the exons ATGGCAAAGTATAGGCTCGTTCTCTTAAGACATGGGGAAGGAGCCTGGACCAAGGAGAATCGCTTCTGCAGCTGGGTGGACCAGAAGCTGAGCAGTGATGGGATAAAGGAAGCTCAGAGCTGTGGCAAACACCTCAAAGCACTGGGCTTTGAGTTTGACCTCGTCTTCACCTCTGTGCTGAGCCGCTCCATCCAGACTGCCTGGCTGATCCTGGAGGAGATGGGCCAGGAGTGGGTCCCCATTCAGAGCTCCTGGAGGCTGAATGAGCGTCACTATGGAGCACTGATCGGGCTCAACAGAGCAGAGATGGCTCTGAATCATGGCGAGGAGCAAGTGAAAATCTGGAGGAGAAGCTACGATGTTACCCCGCCTCCCATCTCTGAATCTCACCCCTACTACGCAGAGATCTACAATGACCGCCGCTACAAATGCAGTGATGTCTCTCAGGAGAATCTCCCAAAGGCTGAAAGTCTCAAAGATGTGCTTGATAGACTCCTTCCCTACTGGAATGAAAAGATAGTGCCAGAACTGAAAAGTGGCAAAATGATTCTTATCTCTGCTCATGGCAACAGCAGCAGGGCATTGCTGAAGCACGTGGAAG GCATCTCTGATGAGGATATCATCAATGTCACCCTCCCCACTGGTGTGCCCATACTTCTTGAACTAGATGAGAATTTGCACCCTCTGGGCCCTCACCAGTTTCTGGGTGATCAAGAAGCTATCCAAGCTGCCATCAAAAAAGTGGAAGATCAAGGGAAAGTAAAATCTGCTGAGAAGTTAAATCCCACTGTCTAA